The following are encoded together in the Pseudomonadota bacterium genome:
- a CDS encoding rubrerythrin family protein has translation MGKTMDNLAAAFAGESQANRKYLAFASQADKEGFKQIAKLFRAAAAAETVHALGHFKAMGGIGDTKANLKAAVAGEGYEFKTMYPEFIAVAKEEGEKGALRMLEWANVVEEVHFGLYEQAAASLEAGGDLPDEDIYVCSVCGNTISGSCPDKCSVCGVPASKFDKVS, from the coding sequence ATGGGAAAAACAATGGATAATTTAGCCGCGGCATTTGCCGGTGAGAGCCAGGCCAACCGTAAGTATCTTGCATTTGCCAGCCAGGCTGACAAGGAAGGCTTTAAACAGATTGCCAAATTGTTTCGGGCGGCGGCAGCAGCTGAAACGGTCCATGCCCTTGGTCATTTTAAAGCCATGGGCGGGATTGGAGATACCAAGGCCAACCTGAAGGCGGCAGTTGCGGGTGAAGGGTATGAATTTAAGACCATGTACCCGGAATTTATTGCAGTTGCCAAGGAAGAAGGGGAAAAAGGAGCGTTGAGAATGCTCGAATGGGCCAATGTAGTGGAGGAAGTCCATTTTGGCCTCTATGAACAAGCTGCCGCCAGCCTGGAAGCCGGTGGCGACCTGCCTGATGAAGATATTTATGTCTGCAGTGTCTGTGGTAATACCATCTCTGGTTCATGTCCAGATAAATGTAGTGTCTGCGGGGTGCCCGCGAGCAAATTTGATAAAGTTTCCTGA